The window CGCGTCGCCCGCATCGCGCGCGGGCCACGCGGCCTACCAGCGGCTGGAGCACGCGATGGACGCCTATCTGACGGAGGTGCACCTTGCTGCGTAGAAAACTTGACTCAAAAACTCAGATCCGAATCAATCAAGACTTCTAGAACCGCACGACGCCGCCGAAGTACGGGCCGCTCAGCATCGCCGATCCGTGCACGTTGGTCACGGTCACCCCAATATTAATCTTCCGGTAACCGGCCTGCGCGCCGAGGTTGTTCGTGACGTTGAACGTGGTGTAAAAGTCGTACTCGGTGTAGTGCGCGATGGTGTCCTTGACGAGACTCGACGGCAGCTTGAAGTAGGTGTACTCCCCGGTGATGGAGAACCCCGGCGCCAGATAGACCCTGCCGATGGCGCCAATCGCCGGGATGGGCGCCTGCGCCTTGGCGAACTCGTTACCGACCACGCTGTTCAATTGAATCTGCGCCTGGGTGACCTTGGCCTCCAGAACCACGCCAAAGAACCCGGACTTGGTCGACACGAAGTCGTACTCATAGCCAAACCGGTACGTCTTCCACTGGAGATCGGATGCAATCTGGGCGTTGACGGGATACTGCCGGCCGTTGAAGTAGATGGTGGCATCGATCGCCGCCGTCGACGTGTAGGCTAACGGGAGATAGGCGAAACGGAACTTATGCCGGGTCGCGGGCTTGAGCACGATCCGGATGTCGTAGATCTGTTTCTTCACGATCCCGAGATCCCCCTGGGCGTTAATCGTGGTGCCCGCAACCCCAAGACTGTCGCTCGAGACGACAAAAACGGGATCCGGGCTCCAGAGGTTGGCGCTGATCTCGACGTGATAGCTCTCGCCCTTCTGGCTGGCTGACGCAGAGCCTGGGGCGGGCATCGGGCGATACTGGGCGTAGGCTGGGGAAACCGTGACTGCCGCGACCAGGATGACCACGAGGCAGGGCAGCAGAACTTTCAGCGAGCACTTCGTCATAACGCAGACTCCTGCCAAAAAAGGAACCGCGGCTGAGCACACATCCGCATGTGCACACGGAGTGCCTGCTGGGATAGGCATCCGCAGAATACCACAGCAGCGGTCTTACGCCGCCGACGGTGCGTGCCCTCTCTTGCGGACAATCGCAAGGGTCGTTTCGATGGCCATCAGGCCCGCCAGGACGATCAGGACCAGCGATACGACCGGAATCGCCGGGTGGATGGCGGGTTTGCCGAGAATCCAGGGATCGATTGCCACGTAATCGTTTCCGTCGGCCATCTCGACAGCCGGCGTCGTGCGGCTGTCGTCGAGCCGGAAGACCGTCTTCGCGAGGAACGCGCCGTGCGTCCTGTAGGCGATCCACAGA of the Acidobacteriota bacterium genome contains:
- a CDS encoding YfaZ family outer membrane protein produces the protein MTKCSLKVLLPCLVVILVAAVTVSPAYAQYRPMPAPGSASASQKGESYHVEISANLWSPDPVFVVSSDSLGVAGTTINAQGDLGIVKKQIYDIRIVLKPATRHKFRFAYLPLAYTSTAAIDATIYFNGRQYPVNAQIASDLQWKTYRFGYEYDFVSTKSGFFGVVLEAKVTQAQIQLNSVVGNEFAKAQAPIPAIGAIGRVYLAPGFSITGEYTYFKLPSSLVKDTIAHYTEYDFYTTFNVTNNLGAQAGYRKINIGVTVTNVHGSAMLSGPYFGGVVRF